The proteins below are encoded in one region of Shewanella algae:
- a CDS encoding GspH/FimT family pseudopilin, with protein MAVPHFSSSRIRGFTLVELMVTIAVAAILLSVGVPSLTSLYEGYRSQSEISRIEQALSFARNQAISYGMTVEVCGYQSAVGCAANFNNGLKVYTTASGSEKVLRVVEGIDSKDAIKGSNVGFRPDGLSNTTGEVTFIYCPAKQASGSRSVTVSSSGMIKYGADGLACS; from the coding sequence ATGGCTGTACCACATTTTTCCAGTTCCAGAATCCGCGGCTTTACTCTGGTCGAACTCATGGTCACCATTGCTGTAGCCGCCATACTGCTGTCTGTGGGGGTTCCCTCTCTCACTTCCTTGTATGAAGGCTACCGTAGTCAGTCGGAAATAAGCCGGATTGAGCAAGCCCTGTCCTTCGCCCGCAACCAAGCCATCAGCTACGGCATGACAGTAGAAGTTTGTGGCTATCAGAGTGCTGTCGGCTGCGCCGCCAATTTCAACAATGGCCTCAAGGTCTATACCACTGCCAGCGGCAGTGAAAAAGTGCTGCGGGTAGTGGAAGGCATCGACAGTAAGGACGCCATCAAAGGCAGCAATGTGGGTTTTCGTCCCGATGGCCTCAGCAACACCACAGGTGAAGTGACCTTTATCTATTGCCCGGCAAAACAGGCCAGCGGCTCAAGAAGTGTGACGGTTTCCAGCTCAGGGATGATCAAATACGGCGCCGACGGGCTTGCCTGTAGCTAG
- a CDS encoding GspH/FimT family pseudopilin has product MRHLQLGFSLLEVMVAMALLAVLASVGAPSLKSLYEGYRAQTGIKQVQQLLQFARNQAISYGVRVSVCALKDGHCEADAWQQGVTVFSDHNGNLALDDDDKLLFQSGAFDSQDILRYNRDAIRFLPDGLATGTNGTFKYCPGQANSPHSEALVINQAGRIRHSQDENINCQDGDGG; this is encoded by the coding sequence ATGCGTCATTTACAGCTTGGTTTTTCGCTGCTGGAGGTCATGGTCGCCATGGCTCTGCTGGCGGTATTGGCCTCAGTCGGAGCCCCCTCACTCAAGTCGCTCTACGAAGGTTATCGCGCTCAAACCGGTATCAAACAAGTACAACAACTGCTGCAATTTGCTCGCAATCAGGCCATTAGTTATGGTGTCAGAGTCAGTGTCTGCGCTCTCAAGGATGGCCACTGTGAAGCCGATGCCTGGCAACAAGGAGTAACGGTTTTCAGCGATCACAACGGTAATCTGGCCCTGGATGATGACGACAAGCTGCTGTTTCAAAGCGGCGCTTTTGATAGCCAAGACATACTCAGGTACAACCGGGATGCAATACGCTTTCTGCCGGACGGATTGGCAACAGGAACCAATGGTACCTTCAAATATTGCCCGGGTCAGGCCAACAGTCCCCATTCCGAGGCCTTGGTCATCAATCAGGCGGGGCGAATTCGTCACTCTCAGGATGAAAATATCAATTGCCAGGATGGTGATGGCGGCTGA
- the glnB gene encoding nitrogen regulatory protein P-II, translating into MKKVEAIIKPFKLDDVREALAEIGITGMTVLEVKGFGRQKGHTELYRGAEYMVDFLPKVKIELVIQDDLLEQALDVIVETARTGKIGDGKIFVTDIERIIRIRTGEENEEAV; encoded by the coding sequence ATGAAGAAAGTGGAAGCCATAATCAAGCCGTTTAAACTGGACGATGTCCGTGAGGCGTTGGCTGAGATAGGAATAACCGGTATGACGGTTCTGGAAGTCAAAGGTTTTGGCCGCCAGAAGGGACATACGGAGTTGTACCGTGGTGCCGAGTATATGGTCGACTTTCTGCCCAAGGTGAAGATAGAGCTGGTTATTCAGGATGATCTGCTGGAACAGGCACTGGATGTGATTGTTGAAACCGCCCGTACCGGTAAAATCGGCGACGGCAAGATCTTTGTGACCGATATCGAACGTATTATTCGTATCCGTACCGGTGAAGAAAACGAAGAAGCGGTATAA